A single region of the Scyliorhinus canicula chromosome 31, sScyCan1.1, whole genome shotgun sequence genome encodes:
- the LOC119959016 gene encoding late histone H2B.L4-like, which translates to MADEKKPTSKAAAKKGAKKVIKKPAVKGGKKRRRSRKESYSIYIYKVMKQVHPDTGISSKAMSIMNSFVSDIFERIAGEASRLAHYNKRSTISSREIQTAVRLLLPGELAKHAVSEGTKAVTKYTSSK; encoded by the coding sequence ATGGCTGACGAGAAGAAACCAACATCGAAAGCAGCTGCCAAGAAGGGAGCCAAGAAAGTCATTAAGAAACCGGCAGTAAAGGGCGGCAAGAAGCGGCGAAGGTCGAGGAAGGAGAGTTACTCCATCTACATCTACAAAGTGATGAAGCAGGTTCACCCCGACACCGGCATCTCCTCCAAGGCCATGAGCATCATGAACTCGTTCGTCAGCGATATTTTCGAGCGTATCGCGGGTGAGGCTTCCCGCCTGGCCCATTACAACAAGCGCAGCACCATCAGCTCCCGGGAGATCCAGACCGCCGTGCGCCTGCTGCTGCCCGGGGAACTGGCCAAGCACGCCGTGTCGGAAGGGACAAAGGCGGTCACCAAGTACACCAGCTCCAAGTAA